Proteins encoded together in one Neisseria lactamica window:
- a CDS encoding RluA family pseudouridine synthase codes for MKKRENPLPLLNGVKPSYLVLPHEKQFYGLPLLHFLCAHFPFVGEENWRRRLNSGFVVGADGVPFDENTLFEPGKTMFYYRETSSEDEPRIPFEEKILHIDEHLIVVDKPHFLPVIPSGRFLRETLLTRLRLRPELQHLNVEDITPLHRLDKDTAGVMLLSHNPATRGAYQTMFQNKTVWKTYEALAPTRTDLPYPLDVVSRLVRGEKFFTTQEAEGEPNAHTTVELIENRGEFSLYRLTPHTGKKHQLRVHMMGLGMPLLNDALYPVPSEAGSEDYRKPLKLLAKKIAFADPLSGLERVFYSRFCL; via the coding sequence ATGAAAAAACGTGAAAATCCTCTTCCGCTGTTGAACGGTGTCAAACCCAGCTACTTGGTTTTGCCGCATGAAAAGCAGTTTTACGGCTTGCCGCTGCTGCATTTTTTATGCGCTCATTTTCCCTTTGTCGGCGAAGAAAACTGGCGCAGGCGGTTGAACAGCGGTTTTGTGGTGGGTGCGGATGGCGTGCCGTTTGATGAGAATACCTTGTTCGAGCCCGGTAAGACGATGTTTTATTATCGGGAAACCAGCAGTGAGGATGAGCCGCGTATTCCGTTTGAAGAAAAGATTTTGCATATTGATGAGCATTTGATTGTGGTGGACAAGCCGCATTTTCTGCCCGTCATCCCCAGCGGGCGTTTTTTGAGGGAAACGCTGCTCACACGTCTGCGCCTGCGTCCCGAATTGCAGCATTTGAATGTTGAAGACATTACGCCGCTGCACCGCTTGGACAAGGATACGGCAGGCGTGATGTTGCTGTCGCACAATCCTGCCACGCGCGGGGCTTATCAGACGATGTTTCAAAACAAAACGGTATGGAAAACGTATGAGGCACTTGCGCCGACAAGGACGGATTTGCCGTATCCGCTCGATGTGGTTTCGCGTTTGGTGAGGGGTGAGAAATTTTTTACGACGCAAGAGGCGGAAGGTGAACCAAACGCACATACGACGGTCGAACTGATTGAAAACAGGGGGGAATTCAGCCTTTACCGCCTCACGCCGCATACCGGCAAGAAACACCAGTTGCGCGTGCATATGATGGGCTTGGGTATGCCGTTGTTGAATGACGCGCTCTATCCCGTGCCGTCTGAAGCGGGAAGCGAGGATTATCGGAAACCTTTGAAGCTATTGGCAAAAAAGATTGCGTTTGCAGATCCTTTGTCGGGTCTGGAAAGGGTGTTTTACAGTAGGTTTTGCCTATAA
- the panC gene encoding pantoate--beta-alanine ligase: MQIIHTIQELRAWRKNAGTVAFVPTMGNLHEGHLALVREAKKRADNVVVSIFINRLQFGQGEDFDKYPRTLQQDADKLEAEGVAVIFAPDEKELYPNVEQRYNVEPPNLQNELCGKFRPGHFRGVATVVSKLFNIVAPDVACFGKKDYQQLAVIKGLTEDLNFDIEIVPVDTGRAADGLALSSRNQYLSVEERAEAPRLYRELQAVAESLKQGSLDYAGLEKRAVQSLTEHGWTVDYVEIRHADTLEVARTGDRKLVVLAAARLGATRLIDNVEIKLP, from the coding sequence ATGCAAATCATACATACCATTCAAGAACTGCGCGCGTGGCGTAAAAATGCGGGAACGGTGGCGTTCGTGCCGACTATGGGCAACCTGCACGAAGGGCATCTTGCTCTCGTTCGCGAAGCCAAAAAACGCGCCGACAACGTTGTTGTCAGCATTTTCATCAACCGCTTGCAATTTGGTCAGGGTGAAGATTTCGACAAATATCCGCGTACTTTGCAACAGGATGCGGACAAGCTGGAAGCCGAGGGTGTGGCCGTGATATTCGCGCCCGATGAGAAAGAACTCTATCCGAACGTGGAACAGCGTTACAACGTCGAACCGCCCAATCTGCAAAATGAGTTGTGCGGCAAGTTCCGTCCGGGACATTTCCGCGGGGTGGCAACGGTAGTGTCCAAGCTGTTCAATATTGTCGCGCCGGATGTTGCCTGTTTCGGCAAAAAAGATTACCAGCAGCTTGCCGTGATTAAAGGTTTGACCGAGGATTTGAATTTCGACATCGAAATTGTCCCCGTCGATACGGGGCGGGCGGCGGACGGTTTGGCACTCTCCAGCCGCAACCAGTACTTGAGCGTTGAGGAACGCGCCGAAGCACCGCGCTTGTACCGCGAGCTGCAGGCGGTTGCCGAATCGCTGAAGCAGGGCAGTTTGGATTATGCAGGTTTGGAAAAACGGGCCGTCCAATCTCTGACGGAACACGGCTGGACGGTCGATTATGTTGAAATCCGCCACGCCGATACGCTCGAAGTGGCACGGACGGGAGATAGGAAACTGGTGGTTTTGGCTGCGGCCCGTTTGGGGGCGACGCGTCTGATTGACAATGTGGAAATAAAACTCCCTTGA
- a CDS encoding YfgM family protein: protein MAAHLEEQQELDNFKYFWKTTGKWLFALLILAALGYLGYTVYQNRTASQNQEAAAVLADIVEKAQNKAPQNEINAELTKLQQSYPHSISAAQATLMAAATEFDAQRYDVAEGHLKWVLSNQKDSLIQALAAQRLGVVLLQQKKYDAALAALDTPVEADFSPLLMETKGDVYAAQGKNQEALKNYGQALKKMPQDSVGRELLQMKLDSLK, encoded by the coding sequence ATGGCAGCCCATTTGGAAGAACAACAAGAGTTGGACAACTTTAAATATTTTTGGAAAACCACAGGCAAATGGCTGTTTGCCTTGCTGATTTTGGCGGCACTCGGCTACTTGGGATACACGGTTTACCAAAACCGTACAGCTTCCCAAAATCAGGAAGCGGCGGCGGTGCTGGCGGACATCGTGGAAAAGGCGCAAAACAAAGCCCCTCAAAACGAAATCAATGCCGAATTGACCAAACTCCAACAAAGCTACCCGCATTCCATTTCCGCCGCCCAAGCCACGCTGATGGCGGCGGCAACCGAATTTGACGCACAGCGTTACGATGTTGCCGAAGGCCATTTGAAATGGGTGTTGTCCAACCAAAAAGACAGCCTGATTCAGGCGTTGGCGGCGCAGCGTCTGGGCGTTGTGTTGTTGCAACAAAAAAAATACGATGCCGCGCTTGCCGCGCTCGACACGCCGGTTGAGGCGGATTTTTCACCCCTGCTGATGGAAACCAAAGGCGATGTCTATGCCGCACAGGGAAAAAACCAAGAAGCCTTAAAAAACTACGGACAGGCTTTGAAAAAAATGCCTCAAGATTCTGTTGGTCGTGAATTGCTTCAAATGAAACTCGATTCGCTGAAATAA
- the hisS gene encoding histidine--tRNA ligase → MAQKIQSVKGMNDLLPVEQKDFKLTAAFWQAFEDTVNRWTRAYGYQQIRTPIVEQTGLFVRSIGEETDVVGKEMYTFSDSNDSLSLSLRPEGTASCLRAVVEHNLLYNSPQKLWYMGPMFRRERPQKGRYRQFHQVGIEALGFEGPDIDAEIIAMSADLWEKLGIREYLTLEINSLGNREERAAHRAALVEYLTRYEAQLDEDSKRRLKTNPLRVLDTKNPDLQEICNAAPRLVDYLGEASQNHYARFKAMLDGLGIQYVENPRLVRGLDYYNQTVFEWTTDKLGAQATVCGGGRYDGLIEELGGKPAPSIGFAMGIERLLLLVGEYGSLEVNAAPDVYAMHQGEGADLQVMKYAQALRAQGFNVMQHSGYQSLKAQMKKADNSGARFALIVAQDELANGTVTLKDMQGKHEQQTVAAADLTDTLQQWKNT, encoded by the coding sequence ATGGCACAAAAAATTCAATCTGTAAAAGGTATGAACGACCTTTTACCTGTCGAACAAAAAGATTTCAAACTGACGGCTGCGTTTTGGCAGGCGTTTGAAGATACGGTAAACCGCTGGACACGCGCTTACGGCTATCAGCAAATCCGTACCCCGATTGTCGAGCAAACCGGTTTGTTTGTCCGCTCCATCGGCGAGGAAACCGATGTGGTCGGCAAGGAAATGTACACCTTCTCCGATTCAAACGATTCTTTGAGTTTGAGCCTGCGTCCTGAAGGTACGGCGTCTTGTCTGCGTGCGGTGGTCGAACACAACCTTTTGTACAACAGCCCACAAAAACTGTGGTATATGGGGCCGATGTTCCGCCGCGAGCGTCCGCAAAAAGGCCGTTATCGTCAGTTCCATCAGGTCGGTATCGAGGCTTTGGGTTTTGAAGGGCCGGATATTGATGCGGAAATCATCGCGATGTCTGCCGACTTATGGGAAAAATTGGGTATTCGCGAATACCTGACTTTGGAAATCAACAGCTTGGGCAATCGTGAGGAACGCGCGGCACACCGTGCGGCATTGGTCGAATATCTGACCCGTTATGAAGCGCAACTGGATGAAGACAGCAAACGCCGTCTGAAAACCAATCCTTTGCGCGTTTTGGATACGAAAAACCCTGATTTGCAGGAAATCTGCAACGCGGCGCCGCGTCTGGTGGATTACTTGGGCGAGGCTTCGCAAAACCACTATGCACGCTTCAAGGCGATGTTGGACGGTTTGGGTATCCAATATGTTGAAAATCCGCGCTTGGTACGCGGTTTGGATTATTACAATCAAACAGTTTTTGAGTGGACGACCGACAAACTCGGCGCGCAGGCGACTGTGTGCGGCGGCGGCCGTTACGATGGTTTGATTGAAGAGCTTGGCGGCAAACCTGCGCCGTCTATCGGCTTTGCAATGGGTATTGAGCGACTGCTGCTTTTGGTGGGCGAATACGGCTCGCTGGAAGTGAACGCTGCGCCTGATGTCTATGCAATGCACCAAGGCGAAGGTGCGGACTTGCAGGTGATGAAATACGCGCAAGCCTTGCGCGCTCAAGGTTTCAATGTGATGCAGCATTCCGGCTATCAAAGCCTGAAAGCGCAAATGAAAAAAGCAGACAACAGTGGCGCACGCTTTGCCCTGATTGTGGCTCAGGATGAGCTGGCAAACGGTACGGTTACCCTGAAAGATATGCAGGGCAAACACGAACAACAAACCGTTGCCGCCGCTGATTTGACAGACACTTTACAACAATGGAAGAACACATAA
- the ispE gene encoding 4-(cytidine 5'-diphospho)-2-C-methyl-D-erythritol kinase, which produces MSVTDGRQAFPAPAKLNLDLRITGRREDGYHNIESIFCLIDLQDTVYLKPRDDGKIILHNPVDGMPQEADLSYRAASLLQKYARTPAGVEIWLDKKIPTGAGLGGGSSDAATVLLVLNRWWQCSRTTQQLIDLGAALGADVPFFIFGKNAFASGIGEKLIGMDIPKQWYVIVKPPVHVSTAKIFTHEGLTRDSASSIMPTFQNLQPFRNDMQAVVFKEYPEVWKAYSELSRYGFALMTGSGACVFTACRDRDSAYNIYRQVSCLYEAYLAEGLAIHPLLPG; this is translated from the coding sequence ATGAGTGTTACGGACGGACGGCAGGCGTTTCCCGCACCTGCAAAACTGAATCTCGATTTGAGGATTACCGGCCGGCGCGAGGACGGTTATCACAATATCGAAAGTATATTCTGCCTGATAGATTTGCAGGATACCGTATATTTGAAACCAAGGGACGACGGCAAAATCATTCTGCACAATCCGGTCGATGGAATGCCGCAGGAAGCAGATTTAAGCTACCGTGCCGCATCGTTGCTGCAAAAATATGCGCGCACCCCTGCAGGCGTGGAAATATGGCTGGACAAAAAAATTCCGACCGGGGCCGGTTTGGGCGGTGGGAGTTCTGATGCCGCAACGGTTTTGCTGGTATTGAACCGTTGGTGGCAGTGTTCCCGAACGACGCAGCAGCTGATTGACTTGGGCGCGGCTTTGGGTGCGGACGTACCGTTTTTTATTTTCGGCAAAAATGCGTTTGCAAGCGGGATAGGTGAAAAACTGATAGGAATGGATATTCCGAAACAGTGGTATGTCATTGTCAAACCGCCTGTCCACGTTTCCACCGCAAAAATTTTCACACACGAAGGCTTGACACGGGATTCTGCCTCAAGCATAATGCCGACTTTCCAAAACCTGCAACCGTTTAGAAATGATATGCAGGCAGTTGTATTTAAAGAATACCCTGAAGTTTGGAAAGCCTATTCCGAATTGTCCCGATATGGATTTGCCTTAATGACAGGTTCCGGTGCGTGTGTATTCACAGCCTGTCGGGATAGGGATAGCGCATACAATATATACCGACAAGTTTCATGTTTATATGAGGCGTATTTGGCAGAGGGTCTCGCAATACACCCCCTGTTGCCTGGTTAA
- a CDS encoding polyamine aminopropyltransferase, with protein MARHPYRRLRPAKSGFPEVGISEEGNIRSLHLGSDTIQSSMNLDHPSELVLSYSRAMMGWLLFAERLPQHITQIGLGGGSFARWIDTYLPDTRQTAVDINPQVIAIARNLFELPFEGEKFEIIEADGAEYIKVFRHNTDIILVDGFDGEQIIDTLVEEPFFRDCCNALSSDGIFVTNWWSGDKRYQRFIERLLNVFEGRVLELPAESHGNVAVMAFQSSPKEQNIDKLKKRADKLSSAYGLDFHRMLAGLKASNPNNGKHFYL; from the coding sequence ATGGCAAGACATCCCTACCGCCGCCTGCGTCCTGCAAAATCCGGCTTCCCCGAAGTCGGCATTTCCGAAGAAGGCAATATCCGTTCGCTTCACTTGGGCAGCGACACCATCCAAAGCTCAATGAACCTCGACCACCCGTCCGAGCTGGTGCTCTCTTACAGCCGCGCGATGATGGGCTGGCTGCTGTTTGCGGAACGCCTGCCGCAACATATCACCCAAATCGGCTTGGGCGGCGGCTCGTTTGCACGCTGGATAGATACCTACCTGCCCGATACGCGTCAAACTGCCGTAGATATCAACCCGCAGGTTATCGCCATTGCCCGCAACCTGTTTGAGTTGCCTTTCGAGGGCGAGAAATTTGAAATTATTGAAGCAGACGGTGCGGAATATATCAAAGTCTTCCGCCACAACACCGATATCATCTTGGTGGACGGATTCGACGGCGAACAAATCATCGATACGCTGGTTGAAGAACCGTTCTTCCGAGACTGCTGCAACGCGCTTTCTTCAGACGGCATATTCGTTACCAACTGGTGGAGCGGCGACAAACGCTACCAACGCTTCATCGAACGCTTATTGAACGTTTTTGAAGGGCGCGTATTGGAACTTCCTGCCGAAAGTCACGGCAATGTCGCGGTAATGGCCTTCCAAAGCAGCCCCAAAGAGCAAAACATAGACAAACTCAAAAAACGTGCCGACAAACTGAGCAGCGCATACGGATTGGACTTCCATCGTATGCTCGCCGGCCTGAAAGCGTCCAACCCCAACAACGGCAAGCATTTCTACCTTTAA
- the panB gene encoding 3-methyl-2-oxobutanoate hydroxymethyltransferase, with the protein MITVNTLQKMKAAGEKIAMLTAYESSFAALMDDAGVEMLLVGDSLGMAVQGRQSTLPVSLRDMCYHTECVARGAKNAMIVSDLPFGAYQQSKEQAFAAAAELMVAGAHMVKLEGGVWMAETTEFLQMRGIPVCAHIGLTPQSVFAFGGYKVQGRGSKAQALLNDAKAHDDAGAAVVLMECVPAELAKKVTESVSCPTIGIGAGADCDGQVLVMHDMLGIFPGKTAKFVKNFMHGQSGIQAAVRAYVAEVKAKTFPAAEHIFAD; encoded by the coding sequence ATGATTACTGTGAACACACTGCAAAAAATGAAGGCGGCAGGTGAGAAAATCGCGATGCTGACCGCTTACGAATCCAGTTTTGCCGCACTGATGGACGATGCCGGCGTGGAAATGCTGCTGGTCGGCGACTCTTTGGGTATGGCGGTTCAAGGGCGGCAGTCGACGCTGCCGGTCAGCCTGCGCGATATGTGCTATCACACCGAATGTGTGGCACGCGGTGCAAAAAATGCGATGATTGTCAGTGATTTGCCGTTTGGTGCATATCAGCAGAGTAAGGAGCAGGCGTTTGCCGCCGCCGCCGAACTGATGGTGGCAGGAGCGCATATGGTCAAACTCGAAGGCGGCGTGTGGATGGCGGAAACGACTGAATTTCTGCAAATGCGCGGTATTCCGGTTTGCGCGCATATCGGTCTGACCCCGCAATCCGTGTTTGCCTTCGGCGGATACAAGGTTCAGGGGCGCGGAAGTAAGGCGCAGGCGTTGCTTAACGATGCCAAGGCGCACGATGATGCGGGGGCGGCGGTTGTATTGATGGAGTGTGTTCCTGCGGAACTGGCAAAAAAGGTAACTGAATCCGTTTCTTGTCCGACCATCGGTATCGGTGCGGGTGCGGATTGCGACGGGCAGGTTTTGGTGATGCACGATATGCTCGGTATTTTTCCGGGCAAGACGGCGAAATTCGTCAAAAACTTTATGCACGGGCAAAGCGGCATTCAGGCGGCGGTTCGCGCGTATGTTGCCGAAGTTAAAGCCAAAACCTTCCCTGCTGCGGAACATATTTTTGCAGACTGA
- the lolB gene encoding lipoprotein insertase outer membrane protein LolB → MKHTVSASVILLLTACAQLPQNNENLWQPSEHISSFAAEGRLAVKAEGKGSYANFDWTYRPPVETININTPLGSTLGQMCQDKGGALAVDAKGNVYQAESAEELSRQLIGFKLPIQYLHIWADGRRVAGAPYRILPDGMLEQYGWTIGRTAGSEGKARILQLDNGKLNIRLVFTEIGMPSETETQEQCAARRR, encoded by the coding sequence ATGAAACACACCGTATCCGCATCGGTCATCCTGCTTTTGACCGCTTGCGCGCAATTACCTCAAAATAACGAAAATCTGTGGCAGCCGTCCGAACACATCAGCAGTTTTGCAGCGGAAGGGCGGTTGGCAGTCAAAGCGGAAGGGAAAGGTTCGTATGCAAATTTCGATTGGACATACCGCCCACCCGTGGAAACCATCAATATCAACACCCCTTTGGGCAGTACGCTCGGACAGATGTGCCAAGATAAAGGCGGCGCATTGGCAGTGGATGCTAAAGGAAATGTTTATCAGGCAGAGAGTGCGGAAGAATTGAGCCGGCAGCTTATTGGTTTCAAGCTGCCAATCCAATATCTGCATATCTGGGCAGACGGCAGGCGGGTGGCGGGCGCGCCTTACCGCATCCTGCCGGACGGTATGTTGGAACAATACGGTTGGACAATCGGCAGAACCGCAGGCAGCGAAGGAAAAGCCCGCATCCTGCAATTGGATAACGGGAAATTGAACATCAGGCTGGTTTTCACCGAGATTGGTATGCCGTCTGAAACCGAAACCCAAGAACAATGCGCGGCACGCAGACGGTAA
- a CDS encoding alpha/beta hydrolase, with amino-acid sequence MQKPETIHIPGPAGILETIYIPSEQVPARGVAVINHPNPLQGGTNTNKVIQTAAKALSKLGFHCYLPNLRGVGNSEGTHDYGRGETQDCLAVIDYARAQHPEAPEFVLSGFSFGGYVATFAAQARTPDLLLLIGAAVCHYTDRPEPSAVPNVAKTLMIHGAEDEVVEIGKALKWAEPQDLPVITIAGSTHFFHGKLIVLRDTILRFAPVCLNG; translated from the coding sequence ATGCAAAAACCCGAAACCATACACATACCCGGTCCTGCCGGCATTTTAGAAACCATCTATATCCCGTCCGAACAAGTACCGGCACGCGGTGTTGCCGTCATCAATCATCCCAACCCCCTCCAGGGCGGAACAAACACCAACAAAGTCATCCAAACCGCTGCCAAAGCATTGAGCAAACTCGGATTCCACTGCTACCTGCCCAACCTTCGCGGCGTAGGCAACAGCGAAGGCACACACGATTACGGACGCGGAGAAACGCAAGACTGCCTCGCCGTCATCGATTATGCCCGCGCCCAACATCCCGAAGCCCCAGAATTTGTCTTATCCGGCTTCTCCTTCGGCGGTTATGTCGCCACATTTGCCGCACAAGCGCGCACACCCGATTTATTGCTGCTCATCGGCGCGGCAGTCTGCCACTATACCGACCGTCCGGAACCGTCCGCCGTTCCCAACGTTGCCAAAACGCTGATGATACACGGCGCGGAAGATGAAGTCGTCGAAATCGGGAAAGCATTGAAATGGGCAGAACCGCAAGATTTGCCCGTCATTACCATCGCCGGTTCCACGCATTTCTTTCACGGCAAACTCATCGTCCTGCGCGACACCATCCTCCGCTTCGCGCCCGTATGCCTGAACGGATAA
- a CDS encoding tetratricopeptide repeat protein: MLPNRFKMLTVLTAALVAGQVSAAGGGARDMKQPKEVGKVLRKHQRYSEEEIKNERARLAAVGERVNQIFTLLGGETALQKGQAGTALAAYMLMLERTKSPEVAERALEMAVSLNAFEQAEMIYQKWRQIEPIPGGAQKRAGWLRNVLKEGGNQRLDGLEEVLAQSDDVQKRRVFLLLAQAAVQQDGLAQKASEAVHRAALKYEHLPEAAVADVVFNVQVREKDKAIAALQRLAKLDTEILPPTLVTLRLVARRYPEILSGFFEQTDTKNLSTVWQEMEIMNLVSLRRPDDAYERLKVLLDANPNADLYIQAAILATNRKEDISVIDGYVEKAYGRGTEEQRSRAALTAAMMYADRRDYAKVRQWLKKVSAPEYLFDKGVSAVVATLELDGAKAALRQIREVRKLPEQQGRYFMADNLSKVQLFALSKLPDTREALRELDKIIEKPPVGSNTELQAEALVQRSVVYDRLGKRKKMISDLERAFRLAPDNAQIMNNLGYSLLSDSERLDEGFVLLQKAYQINPDDIAVNDSIGWAYYLKGDAESALPYLRYSFESQPEPEVAAHLGEVLWALGERDQAVDVWTQAAHLAGDKKIWRETLKRHGIALPQASRKPRK, translated from the coding sequence ATGCTACCTAACCGTTTCAAAATGTTAACTGTGTTGACGGCAGCCTTGGTTGCTGGACAGGTGTCTGCCGCCGGAGGCGGTGCGAGGGATATGAAACAGCCGAAGGAAGTCGGAAAGGTTTTAAGGAAACATCAGCGTTACAGCGAGGAAGAAATCAAAAACGAACGCGCACGGCTTGCGGCAGTGGGCGAACGGGTTAATCAGATATTTACGTTGCTGGGAGGGGAAACCGCCTTGCAAAAGGGGCAGGCGGGAACGGCACTTGCCGCCTATATGCTGATGTTGGAGCGTACAAAATCCCCCGAAGTTGCCGAACGTGCCTTGGAAATGGCCGTGTCGCTGAATGCGTTTGAACAGGCTGAGATGATTTATCAGAAATGGCGGCAGATTGAGCCTATACCGGGCGGCGCGCAAAAACGGGCGGGATGGCTGAGGAACGTGCTGAAGGAAGGGGGAAATCAGCGTCTGGACGGACTGGAAGAGGTGCTGGCGCAATCGGACGATGTGCAAAAACGCAGGGTATTTTTGCTGCTGGCGCAAGCCGCCGTGCAGCAGGACGGATTGGCGCAAAAAGCATCCGAAGCCGTCCACCGCGCGGCGTTGAAATATGAACATCTGCCCGAAGCGGCGGTTGCCGATGTGGTTTTTAACGTGCAAGTACGGGAAAAAGATAAAGCAATCGCGGCATTGCAACGCTTGGCAAAACTTGATACAGAAATACTACCGCCGACCCTGGTAACCTTGCGTCTGGTTGCGCGCCGTTATCCCGAGATACTCAGTGGTTTTTTCGAGCAAACAGACACCAAAAACCTTTCAACCGTTTGGCAGGAAATGGAAATTATGAACCTTGTTTCCCTGCGCAGGCCCGATGATGCATATGAACGCTTGAAAGTGTTGCTGGATGCCAATCCGAATGCGGATCTGTATATTCAGGCGGCAATATTGGCGACAAACCGGAAAGAAGATATTTCCGTTATCGACGGCTATGTCGAAAAGGCATACGGCAGGGGGACGGAGGAACAGCGGAGCAGGGCGGCGCTAACGGCGGCGATGATGTATGCCGACCGCAGGGATTACGCCAAAGTCAGGCAGTGGCTGAAAAAAGTATCCGCGCCGGAATATTTGTTTGACAAAGGTGTGTCGGCAGTTGTTGCAACCCTCGAACTGGATGGTGCAAAGGCGGCTTTGCGGCAAATTAGGGAAGTACGGAAGCTTCCCGAGCAGCAGGGGCGTTATTTTATGGCGGACAACTTGTCTAAAGTACAGCTGTTTGCACTGTCAAAATTGCCGGATACACGGGAGGCTTTAAGGGAGCTGGACAAGATTATCGAAAAACCGCCTGTCGGCAGCAATACAGAGTTACAGGCAGAGGCATTGGTACAGCGGTCAGTTGTTTACGACCGGCTTGGCAAGCGGAAAAAAATGATTTCAGATCTTGAAAGGGCGTTCAGGCTTGCACCCGATAACGCTCAGATTATGAATAATTTAGGTTATAGCCTGCTTTCCGATTCCGAGCGTTTGGACGAGGGTTTTGTATTGCTTCAGAAGGCATATCAAATTAACCCTGACGATATTGCCGTCAACGACAGCATAGGCTGGGCGTATTACCTGAAAGGCGATGCGGAAAGTGCGCTGCCGTATCTCCGTTATTCGTTTGAGAGCCAGCCTGAGCCCGAAGTTGCCGCCCATCTGGGCGAGGTGTTGTGGGCATTGGGTGAACGCGATCAGGCGGTTGACGTGTGGACTCAGGCGGCACACCTTGCGGGAGACAAAAAAATATGGCGCGAAACGCTCAAACGTCACGGCATCGCATTGCCCCAAGCTTCCCGGAAACCCCGGAAATAA
- a CDS encoding C39 family peptidase, whose product MEQKRRFAASLLLAAALPLCAHSFPFAEENPIAYGKVKIQSWKARRDFNIVKQDLDFSCGAASVATLLNNFYGQTLTEEEVLKKLDKEQMRASFEDMRRIMPDLGFEAKGYALSFEQLAQLKIPVIVYLKYRKDDHFSVLRGVDGNTVLLADPSLGHVSMSRAQFLEAWQTREGNLAGKILAVIPKKAETISNKLFFTQHPKRQTEFAVEQIRQARAE is encoded by the coding sequence ATGGAACAAAAAAGACGGTTTGCCGCTTCCCTGCTCCTCGCCGCCGCCCTGCCGCTTTGTGCACATTCTTTTCCCTTTGCGGAAGAAAACCCCATAGCCTACGGCAAAGTCAAAATACAAAGCTGGAAAGCGCGGCGCGATTTCAATATTGTAAAGCAGGATTTGGATTTTTCCTGCGGGGCGGCTTCGGTGGCGACGCTTTTGAACAATTTTTACGGGCAAACGCTGACGGAAGAAGAAGTGTTGAAAAAGCTGGATAAGGAGCAGATGCGCGCGTCGTTTGAGGATATGCGGCGCATTATGCCTGATTTGGGTTTTGAGGCGAAGGGCTATGCCCTGTCTTTCGAGCAGCTCGCGCAGTTGAAAATCCCCGTCATCGTGTATCTGAAATACCGCAAAGACGACCATTTCTCGGTATTGCGCGGAGTGGATGGCAATACGGTTTTGCTTGCCGACCCGTCGCTGGGTCATGTTTCGATGAGCAGGGCGCAGTTTTTGGAGGCTTGGCAAACCCGTGAGGGAAATTTGGCAGGTAAGATTTTGGCTGTCATACCGAAAAAAGCCGAGACAATTTCAAATAAATTGTTTTTCACACAACACCCAAAACGGCAGACGGAGTTTGCAGTCGAACAAATCAGGCAAGCACGTGCAGAGTAA